In Paracoccus aminophilus JCM 7686, a single window of DNA contains:
- a CDS encoding ABC transporter permease, whose product MGFILKRLISALPVVPIVAVVIFLLIHAGGSDPARILAGDTATEASVEALRRHLALDRPLGEQFLAWLVQLGKGDLGTSIFYQRPVAEIILGRTGATAALALSAIFLSVLIGVPAGAYAAMRLGKPVDKAVTFFSALGFSMPIFLVAYSMVYLFSLKLGWLPAQGYAPPSNGLWAFVRSLALPALTLSIFNIALFARVSRATVSDMLKQDFIRTAAAKGASPRRILFVHAMRAAAVPIVTLIGTTFAGLIGGVVVTESLFNIPGLGRLVTEAILKRDFPIIQGLVLMTSVLYVMINLCIDLICAALDPRLAR is encoded by the coding sequence ATGGGGTTCATTCTCAAACGACTGATTTCGGCCTTACCGGTGGTGCCGATTGTCGCCGTCGTGATCTTCCTGCTGATCCACGCAGGCGGCAGCGATCCGGCCCGGATCCTTGCCGGTGACACCGCAACCGAGGCCTCGGTCGAAGCCTTGCGTCGCCATCTTGCCCTTGATCGCCCCCTTGGCGAACAGTTCCTTGCCTGGCTGGTGCAGCTCGGCAAGGGAGACCTCGGCACCTCGATCTTTTACCAACGCCCGGTAGCCGAGATCATTCTGGGTCGGACCGGGGCCACAGCGGCCTTGGCGCTGTCGGCGATCTTCCTGTCGGTCCTGATCGGCGTGCCCGCCGGGGCCTATGCCGCGATGCGGCTGGGCAAGCCCGTCGATAAAGCCGTGACCTTCTTTTCGGCCCTTGGCTTTTCGATGCCGATTTTCCTTGTCGCCTATTCGATGGTCTATCTGTTCTCGCTCAAACTCGGCTGGTTGCCCGCGCAAGGCTATGCGCCGCCAAGCAACGGGCTCTGGGCCTTTGTGCGCTCGCTGGCTTTGCCCGCGCTCACGCTCTCGATCTTCAATATCGCGCTTTTTGCCCGCGTCAGCCGCGCGACGGTCTCGGATATGCTCAAGCAGGACTTCATCCGCACCGCCGCCGCGAAGGGCGCCTCGCCCCGCCGCATCCTGTTCGTCCATGCGATGCGCGCCGCAGCCGTGCCCATCGTGACGCTGATCGGCACGACCTTCGCCGGGCTGATCGGAGGCGTGGTCGTGACCGAAAGCCTCTTCAATATCCCCGGCCTTGGCCGCCTTGTGACCGAGGCGATCCTGAAGCGCGACTTTCCCATCATACAAGGGCTCGTCCTGATGACGTCCGTTCTTTATGTGATGATCAACCTTTGCATTGATCTGATCTGCGCAGCCCTTGACCCGAGGCTGGCCCGATGA
- a CDS encoding LysR substrate-binding domain-containing protein has translation MARFDARLVADLWCFVNAANSETLEAAAVRLGVTQSAVTQRIHRLEDRLSVKLFARQGRHLRLTPEGRRLAEVSTRSFDDLQGAVAGLEILATPATVKISCAPSLAVEWLTPALSGFSAQHPGIQTVIFAEMSNAHPSHLIAQNIDIAIRYGTAPPKAALVVAEIVEPIFPVASPQLAQRIKGDDFGTIPLLHDATPWEGAPTYTAEWDNWLDQRGTPSRQNRPDHFFNMAQLAYSSALDGGGIALGRQLVISRYLESGQLVPVGQQPPLEDFRYYICLNANPPSAAAGIFLEWLLGAMRNQRSNKVTLGSAGGGADPLPR, from the coding sequence ATGGCTCGGTTTGACGCGCGGCTCGTCGCGGATCTCTGGTGTTTCGTGAATGCAGCCAATAGCGAGACCCTGGAAGCCGCAGCCGTTCGCCTCGGCGTGACGCAAAGCGCAGTAACTCAACGTATTCATAGGCTTGAAGACAGGTTGAGCGTGAAGCTCTTTGCCCGTCAAGGCCGACATCTGCGCCTGACACCCGAGGGGCGACGGCTTGCCGAGGTCTCGACGCGCAGCTTTGACGACCTGCAAGGGGCGGTGGCCGGGTTGGAAATTCTTGCGACCCCGGCGACAGTTAAGATCAGTTGTGCGCCGTCTCTTGCTGTCGAATGGTTAACGCCCGCTCTCAGCGGCTTTTCTGCACAGCACCCCGGCATCCAGACCGTGATCTTTGCCGAGATGAGCAATGCCCATCCAAGCCACCTGATTGCACAAAACATCGATATTGCGATTCGATATGGCACTGCGCCGCCCAAAGCCGCCTTGGTCGTGGCCGAGATCGTCGAGCCGATTTTTCCGGTCGCCTCGCCGCAGCTCGCACAACGGATCAAGGGCGATGATTTTGGTACGATCCCGCTTTTGCATGACGCAACTCCGTGGGAGGGCGCGCCCACCTACACCGCCGAATGGGATAATTGGCTTGACCAACGCGGCACGCCGTCGCGGCAGAACCGCCCGGACCATTTCTTCAATATGGCGCAGCTTGCCTATAGCTCGGCGCTGGATGGAGGCGGCATTGCGTTGGGCCGGCAACTGGTCATCTCGCGCTATCTAGAGAGCGGACAATTGGTCCCCGTCGGTCAGCAGCCGCCTCTTGAAGATTTCAGATATTACATCTGCCTCAACGCCAATCCGCCATCTGCCGCCGCTGGGATCTTTCTGGAATGGCTGCTCGGCGCAATGCGCAATCAGCGATCAAACAAGGTGACGCTTGGGTCTGCGGGGGGCGGGGCCGATCCATTGCCTCGATGA
- a CDS encoding AfsA-related hotdog domain-containing protein, whose protein sequence is MIAFHHLPVDANLVHKDNLDDVLISNQRTELPTWLSIEDLDADILSKDDRDLLLQYYTRATEADGLHYGHGAHLLRRSVPQILPLDVAEQPDFEFVTDHYKVTPEHLVLHSKYLPEEQEAQLAAHFLPVMLQLEDTERVTLTRLTAHVQSNEKPNRYYFNMINDLRNYFFYRKHHEHVPGLMLVEAARQAVYAQYYNTGIHQRGEVTLTMSELNCKFESYVESNYPVSLCVETIAEDGEARVSGQMRRQVRFYQNGRRVAVIDAAGIPIKLKLFNRLRVVRPNPEHWFVPVKGFASSAVFFSPDGKRVEGKLKRVARNAMEISFDRVPPLESPLNFVLAIDGIGYVDGSVRLDELREEGKNLLCRFSVESLTAEAERRWLEAIKTFSHIAPRLGAH, encoded by the coding sequence ATGATTGCTTTTCACCATCTCCCAGTCGATGCCAATCTGGTCCATAAAGATAATCTGGATGATGTCCTGATTTCCAACCAGCGCACCGAGCTGCCAACCTGGCTTTCAATTGAAGATCTGGATGCGGATATCCTGTCAAAGGATGATCGCGACCTATTGCTGCAATATTACACCCGGGCGACGGAGGCAGACGGCCTCCACTACGGCCACGGGGCACATCTGCTGCGCCGCTCGGTTCCTCAGATTTTGCCTCTGGATGTGGCGGAGCAACCAGACTTTGAATTTGTGACCGATCATTACAAAGTCACGCCAGAACATCTGGTTTTACACAGCAAATATCTTCCCGAAGAACAGGAAGCGCAACTTGCTGCGCACTTCCTTCCGGTGATGCTACAGCTCGAGGATACCGAGCGTGTCACGCTGACCCGCTTGACGGCGCATGTGCAATCCAACGAAAAGCCAAATCGTTACTATTTCAATATGATTAACGATCTGCGGAACTACTTCTTTTACCGGAAGCACCATGAGCATGTGCCGGGTTTGATGCTGGTCGAAGCCGCACGTCAAGCGGTCTACGCACAATATTACAATACCGGAATTCACCAACGCGGCGAAGTCACGTTGACGATGAGCGAATTGAATTGCAAATTCGAAAGCTATGTCGAATCGAATTATCCTGTTTCTCTTTGCGTTGAAACGATCGCTGAGGACGGAGAGGCGCGCGTCAGTGGGCAAATGCGGCGTCAGGTTCGGTTCTATCAAAATGGCCGTCGCGTCGCCGTGATCGATGCCGCAGGGATACCCATAAAGCTCAAACTGTTCAACAGATTGCGGGTGGTTCGACCAAATCCTGAGCATTGGTTCGTCCCGGTGAAGGGCTTTGCCTCATCGGCAGTCTTTTTCAGCCCCGACGGGAAGCGCGTTGAGGGGAAACTCAAGCGTGTGGCGCGCAATGCGATGGAGATCAGTTTTGATCGGGTGCCGCCTCTTGAATCCCCCCTGAATTTCGTTCTGGCGATTGATGGAATTGGCTATGTCGATGGCTCGGTCCGGCTCGATGAATTGCGCGAGGAGGGCAAAAACCTGCTGTGCCGCTTTTCGGTCGAGAGCCTGACGGCCGAGGCAGAACGTCGCTGGCTGGAGGCGATCAAGACGTTTTCCCATATTGCACCGCGATTAGGGGCTCATTGA
- a CDS encoding ABC transporter permease, producing the protein MSAQTRNWPRAMVSDPLTAAALLILTTLVLLAAAAPWISPVDPTFVDATARLRPPSAEHWLGTDRVGRDILSRALHGARISLSVGALVTVVALSIGVTLGLLAGYVRMLDGIIMRVMDGLMAIPSVLLGVAALMAFGSTPQALVLAITLPTLPEIARLSRSLALTIRTEPFIEAAVMAGTRTPMLLWRHILPNAAAPLIVLASYVCASAIIVEAVLSFLGIGTPSEQASWGNMIAEGRSSFQRAPWVVFVPSILLALTVLSINLIGDRLRDVTDPLRLGGR; encoded by the coding sequence ATGAGCGCGCAAACCCGAAACTGGCCGCGCGCCATGGTCAGCGACCCCTTGACGGCGGCGGCGCTGTTGATCCTGACCACGCTGGTCCTGCTTGCCGCCGCCGCCCCGTGGATTTCCCCCGTCGATCCGACTTTCGTCGACGCCACCGCCCGGCTGCGTCCGCCCTCGGCCGAGCACTGGCTGGGGACGGATCGGGTGGGCCGCGACATCTTGTCCCGAGCACTTCATGGCGCGCGGATCTCGCTGTCGGTCGGTGCGCTGGTCACGGTCGTGGCCTTGTCGATCGGCGTGACGCTTGGCCTGCTCGCGGGCTATGTCCGGATGCTCGACGGCATCATCATGCGCGTCATGGACGGGCTGATGGCGATCCCCTCGGTCCTTCTGGGCGTCGCCGCACTGATGGCCTTTGGCAGCACCCCGCAGGCCTTGGTTCTAGCGATCACCCTGCCGACCCTGCCCGAGATCGCGCGATTGAGCCGCAGCCTTGCCCTGACCATCCGCACCGAGCCCTTCATCGAGGCAGCCGTCATGGCGGGCACGCGCACGCCCATGCTGCTCTGGCGCCACATCCTGCCCAATGCCGCAGCCCCGCTGATCGTTCTGGCAAGCTATGTCTGCGCCTCTGCCATCATCGTCGAGGCGGTGCTGAGCTTTCTCGGGATCGGCACGCCCTCGGAACAGGCAAGCTGGGGCAATATGATTGCGGAAGGCCGCAGCTCGTTTCAGCGCGCGCCTTGGGTGGTTTTCGTGCCGAGCATCCTGCTTGCGCTGACCGTTCTTTCCATCAATCTGATCGGCGACCGCCTGCGCGATGTGACCGATCCTCTGCGTCTGGGAGGCCGGTGA
- a CDS encoding LysR family transcriptional regulator — translation MSLDLRHMRAFAALGRELHYRRASESLRIAQPALTKTIQQLEEHIGAPLLVRSTRRVELTEAGRVFLEGISSVTAQIDLAVERARKAARGVRGELRLAYTDFAINGGLPHFLREFNVVHPELYLDLTFMPTIHQHEAILQRHIDVGFLYGVWDQPQTSSLTFDENEYVVILPDKHPLAARDALTLRDLRAEKFVFGTGDSWIIFRKQVFAECRARGFFPDISLEATSSDGIFGLVLAGAGVAIYSSCIGDIPRPGLVTRKLVDMQDKLPITAVWERGNTSAEVLTFLKFLRQSRPLRTAGRS, via the coding sequence ATGAGCCTTGATCTGCGCCATATGCGGGCCTTCGCCGCGCTGGGACGAGAGCTGCATTACCGGCGCGCGTCGGAAAGTCTGCGCATCGCACAGCCCGCGCTCACCAAGACGATCCAGCAGCTCGAAGAGCATATCGGCGCGCCGCTTCTGGTGCGCTCGACCCGGCGGGTCGAGCTGACCGAGGCGGGGCGGGTGTTTCTTGAGGGGATCTCTTCGGTAACCGCTCAGATCGATCTCGCGGTCGAGCGCGCGCGCAAGGCGGCGCGCGGGGTGCGCGGTGAGTTGCGGCTCGCCTATACCGATTTTGCGATCAACGGTGGGTTGCCGCATTTCCTAAGGGAATTCAATGTCGTGCATCCCGAACTTTATCTCGATCTGACCTTCATGCCGACGATTCACCAGCATGAGGCGATCTTGCAGCGCCATATCGACGTGGGCTTTCTCTACGGGGTTTGGGACCAGCCGCAAACCAGCAGCCTGACCTTCGACGAAAACGAATATGTCGTCATCTTGCCCGATAAACATCCGCTTGCGGCGCGTGACGCCTTGACCCTGCGCGATTTGCGGGCCGAGAAATTCGTCTTCGGGACCGGCGACAGCTGGATCATCTTTCGCAAACAGGTGTTCGCGGAATGCCGCGCGCGCGGCTTCTTTCCCGATATTTCGCTTGAGGCGACCAGCAGCGACGGGATCTTTGGTCTCGTGCTCGCCGGGGCGGGGGTTGCGATCTATTCAAGCTGCATCGGGGACATTCCGCGCCCGGGGCTTGTAACGCGAAAGCTGGTGGACATGCAGGACAAGCTCCCGATCACGGCGGTTTGGGAGCGCGGCAATACCTCAGCCGAGGTTCTGACCTTTCTGAAATTCCTGCGCCAGAGCCGCCCGCTGCGCACGGCCGGGCGCAGCTAG
- the bhcC gene encoding 3-hydroxy-D-aspartate aldolase BhcC — protein MNAPTDFDRLEIGYDIPARPGMAEADIQTPCLVLDLDALERNIRKMGAYIRAHGMRHRAHGKMHKSVDVLKLQIELGWACGVCCQKVSEAEAFARGGITDILISNQVRDPLKIDRLARLPQTGAQVTICIDDLANVAELSAATQRHGTELDCFVELDCGAGRCGVGTPAEVVEIAKAIAAAPGLRFAGLQAYQGSMQHIADHAGRKVLLDVAIAQVKEVVAALTSQGLAPEIVSGGGTGSYSFETNSGVYTELQCGSYAFMDADYGRILDASGQRIDASEWENALFLLTSVMSHAKPHLAVVDAGLKVQSLDSGLPVVFGRDDVKYIQCTDEHGVIEDPQTVLAINEKLRLVPGHCDPTCNLHDWYVGVRNGVVETLWPVSARGKAY, from the coding sequence ATGAACGCGCCCACAGATTTCGACCGGCTGGAGATCGGCTATGACATTCCCGCGCGTCCGGGCATGGCCGAGGCCGATATTCAGACGCCCTGTCTGGTGCTTGATCTTGATGCGCTCGAGCGCAACATCCGCAAGATGGGCGCTTATATTCGGGCCCATGGAATGCGCCACCGGGCGCATGGCAAGATGCACAAATCGGTCGATGTGCTGAAACTGCAAATCGAACTCGGCTGGGCCTGCGGGGTCTGCTGCCAGAAAGTCTCGGAAGCAGAGGCATTCGCGCGCGGCGGCATCACCGATATTCTGATCTCGAACCAAGTGCGCGATCCGCTTAAAATCGACCGGCTGGCGCGCCTGCCCCAAACGGGGGCGCAGGTGACGATCTGCATCGACGATCTGGCCAATGTCGCCGAGCTCTCCGCCGCAACCCAGCGGCATGGCACGGAGCTCGACTGTTTCGTTGAGCTCGATTGCGGCGCGGGGCGCTGCGGGGTCGGCACGCCCGCCGAGGTGGTCGAGATTGCCAAAGCAATCGCCGCCGCGCCGGGTTTGCGCTTTGCCGGGCTTCAGGCCTATCAGGGCTCGATGCAGCACATCGCAGACCATGCCGGGCGCAAGGTCCTGCTTGATGTGGCGATCGCGCAGGTCAAAGAGGTGGTTGCGGCGCTGACGTCCCAAGGTCTTGCGCCCGAAATCGTATCGGGGGGCGGCACGGGCTCTTATTCCTTCGAGACCAATTCGGGCGTTTATACCGAGCTGCAATGCGGCTCATATGCTTTCATGGATGCTGATTACGGTCGCATTCTCGATGCCTCTGGCCAGCGCATCGACGCCAGCGAATGGGAGAATGCGCTTTTCCTTCTGACCAGCGTCATGAGCCACGCCAAACCGCATCTGGCGGTTGTTGATGCGGGATTGAAGGTGCAATCGCTCGACAGCGGTCTGCCGGTCGTTTTTGGTCGGGACGATGTCAAATATATCCAATGCACCGACGAGCATGGCGTGATCGAGGACCCGCAGACCGTCCTGGCGATCAACGAAAAGCTGCGACTGGTTCCGGGGCATTGCGACCCGACCTGTAACCTGCACGATTGGTATGTCGGCGTTCGCAATGGCGTGGTCGAGACGCTTTGGCCGGTCTCGGCGCGCGGCAAGGCCTATTAG
- a CDS encoding M81 family metallopeptidase — protein MTDPIAIPPTDTPRIALGGFNHETNTFCSTATRLEDFTLPGPYPGLLRGAEVLSGLAGSNLPATGFFDEMAAAEPVWQLIPTLWTAAAPSGVVPADVFETICTELIDRITEALPLDGVFLDLHGAMFSAGFPDAEGEILRRVRAAIGPQVPVVVALDPHGNTSALMVEMADALIAYRTYPHIDMAETGRRSFALLRKMVRENWRPAKAFRQVDFLIPSVFQPSVIEPGASILSQMLELEAPIASMSFFPCFPATDFVDCRPSILAYADEARDADAAADALLAAVNGFEADFAGKLYAPDEAVREAMQIARSAGRPVVIADSQDNPGAGGSSDTTGLLRALVAADAQNAAIGLIHDPETARLAHQAGVGAVVRLAVGGRSGLEGDAPFEAEFTVEALSDGKVLATGPVVGGLQINLGPSACLRIGGVRIAISSRRAQMLDLSYFRAVGIEPSTEQILVVKSIAHFRADFAPICAAVLIAIAPGAMIVDPGAMEWKHLAPGLRLRPLGEGFVPQNAA, from the coding sequence ATGACCGATCCCATCGCGATCCCGCCGACAGACACACCGCGCATTGCACTTGGCGGTTTCAACCACGAGACCAACACCTTCTGCTCGACCGCCACCCGGCTTGAGGATTTCACCTTGCCCGGCCCCTATCCCGGCCTTTTGCGCGGGGCCGAGGTTCTGTCTGGCCTTGCAGGCAGCAACCTGCCCGCCACCGGCTTTTTTGACGAAATGGCGGCGGCCGAACCGGTGTGGCAGCTGATCCCGACGCTCTGGACCGCTGCGGCGCCGTCCGGGGTGGTCCCGGCAGATGTCTTCGAGACAATCTGCACCGAACTGATCGACCGCATCACCGAAGCCCTGCCGCTCGACGGGGTTTTTCTCGACCTGCATGGCGCGATGTTCAGCGCGGGCTTTCCCGATGCCGAGGGCGAGATTCTGCGCCGGGTGCGGGCTGCCATCGGGCCACAGGTGCCGGTCGTGGTGGCGCTTGATCCCCATGGCAATACCTCGGCGCTGATGGTCGAGATGGCCGATGCTTTGATCGCCTACCGGACCTATCCGCATATCGATATGGCCGAAACCGGGCGCCGCTCATTCGCGCTTTTGCGTAAGATGGTGCGCGAGAACTGGCGGCCTGCCAAAGCCTTCCGGCAGGTCGATTTCCTGATCCCGAGCGTCTTTCAGCCCTCAGTGATCGAGCCGGGCGCCTCGATCCTCTCGCAGATGCTAGAGCTGGAAGCCCCGATCGCCAGCATGAGCTTTTTCCCCTGTTTTCCCGCGACCGATTTCGTGGATTGCCGCCCCTCGATCCTTGCCTATGCCGATGAAGCGCGCGACGCCGACGCGGCAGCAGATGCGCTTTTGGCCGCAGTCAACGGCTTCGAGGCTGATTTTGCGGGCAAGCTTTATGCGCCCGACGAGGCGGTGCGCGAGGCCATGCAGATTGCGCGGAGCGCCGGGCGGCCGGTGGTCATCGCCGACAGTCAGGACAACCCCGGCGCGGGCGGCAGCTCGGACACCACCGGCCTCTTGCGGGCGCTGGTCGCAGCGGATGCGCAAAACGCGGCCATCGGCCTGATCCATGATCCCGAAACCGCCCGCTTGGCGCATCAGGCAGGCGTCGGCGCAGTTGTGCGGCTGGCGGTCGGCGGACGCTCGGGCCTTGAGGGTGACGCGCCCTTTGAGGCCGAGTTCACCGTCGAGGCTCTCTCTGACGGGAAGGTGCTGGCAACCGGGCCGGTGGTCGGCGGGTTGCAGATCAATCTCGGCCCCTCGGCCTGCCTGCGGATCGGCGGGGTGCGGATCGCGATTTCCTCCCGCCGGGCGCAGATGCTGGATCTCAGCTATTTCCGCGCCGTCGGGATCGAGCCCAGCACCGAGCAGATTCTCGTCGTCAAAAGCATCGCCCATTTCCGCGCTGATTTCGCGCCGATCTGCGCGGCGGTCCTGATCGCCATCGCCCCGGGCGCGATGATCGTCGATCCCGGCGCGATGGAGTGGAAGCACCTTGCGCCGGGATTGCGGCTGCGCCCGCTTGGCGAAGGCTTTGTGCCACAGAACGCGGCCTGA
- a CDS encoding ABC transporter substrate-binding protein, whose protein sequence is MNCRSLSRLLGGTVLALTLATPFTLPAQADEVLRIVLDSDLPSLDPSQTTATVVTDFGHMVFETLFAMDAAGQPQPQMVGAHTLSEDGLVYTFTLRPDLAFHDGAPVTSADVIASLERFFAKDAIGTVLQQRLAKLEAVGDTTFRMTLSEPFGLTLDVLGKYSPIVPYIYPARIIAGGPDAVITEPVGSGPYIYDAAETRPGSVIVLKRNEAYVPRAEPQDVLAGSHAGSVDRVELLTIPDSQTSVNALMAGEIDMISSINPDTLDQLEEDDAITVATRYPAGETILLRFNNLTAPFNDPRARRAFAMVVDQNQYLAVAAARPEYGKVCKSIFTCDSPYTTDIGSEAVGSLDLEAAKALLAESDYDGTPIVVLQPTDRPGLQAYALIAAQELRSIGFNVELAASDWASLLQRRALKGPQAEGGWNLFVTTASADNMVNPFVNLPGNTNCETSWAGWPCDEAANAIRTAFMNATTLEERKKLADDFQARIFEIMPFVPAGQFVHLGAWNKDVGNVIQGPASPFYGLTKSRGE, encoded by the coding sequence ATGAACTGCCGATCACTCTCGCGCCTTCTGGGCGGCACTGTGCTTGCTTTGACGCTGGCCACGCCCTTTACCCTGCCCGCTCAGGCTGACGAAGTCCTGCGCATCGTGCTGGATTCCGACCTGCCGTCGCTCGATCCCAGCCAGACGACCGCGACGGTCGTGACCGATTTCGGCCATATGGTCTTCGAGACCTTGTTTGCTATGGACGCTGCAGGCCAGCCCCAGCCGCAGATGGTCGGCGCGCATACGCTGAGCGAGGACGGGTTGGTCTATACCTTCACGCTGCGCCCAGATCTCGCCTTCCATGACGGCGCGCCGGTGACTTCGGCCGATGTGATCGCCTCGCTGGAACGCTTCTTTGCCAAGGATGCCATCGGCACGGTTTTGCAGCAGCGCCTTGCCAAGCTGGAAGCCGTGGGTGACACCACCTTCCGCATGACGCTGTCCGAGCCCTTTGGCCTGACGCTGGACGTGCTCGGGAAATATTCGCCGATCGTGCCCTATATCTATCCCGCCCGCATTATCGCCGGTGGCCCGGATGCCGTGATCACCGAGCCTGTCGGCAGCGGCCCCTATATCTATGACGCCGCCGAGACCCGTCCGGGTTCGGTCATCGTGCTCAAGCGCAACGAAGCCTATGTGCCGCGCGCCGAGCCTCAGGATGTGCTGGCAGGCTCTCATGCCGGATCGGTGGATCGGGTCGAACTGCTGACGATCCCGGACAGCCAGACCTCGGTCAATGCGCTGATGGCCGGAGAGATCGACATGATCAGCTCGATCAACCCCGATACGCTCGACCAGCTGGAAGAGGATGACGCGATCACCGTCGCGACCCGCTATCCCGCGGGCGAGACGATCCTTTTGCGCTTCAACAACCTGACCGCGCCCTTCAACGATCCGCGCGCGCGCCGCGCCTTTGCGATGGTGGTCGATCAGAACCAATATCTCGCGGTAGCGGCGGCGCGGCCGGAATATGGCAAGGTCTGCAAGTCGATCTTCACCTGCGACAGCCCCTATACCACGGATATCGGCAGCGAGGCGGTCGGCAGCCTCGATCTTGAAGCGGCCAAGGCCTTGTTGGCCGAAAGCGATTATGACGGCACGCCGATCGTCGTGCTTCAGCCGACCGACCGCCCCGGCTTGCAAGCCTATGCGCTGATCGCCGCCCAAGAGCTGCGCTCGATCGGGTTCAACGTCGAGCTTGCCGCTTCGGATTGGGCATCGCTTTTGCAGCGCCGCGCGCTCAAAGGGCCGCAGGCTGAAGGGGGCTGGAACCTCTTCGTGACGACGGCCTCGGCGGACAATATGGTCAACCCCTTCGTCAACCTGCCCGGCAATACCAATTGCGAAACCTCTTGGGCGGGCTGGCCCTGTGATGAGGCCGCGAACGCGATCCGCACCGCCTTCATGAACGCGACCACGCTGGAAGAGCGCAAGAAGCTGGCCGACGACTTCCAGGCCCGGATCTTCGAGATCATGCCCTTCGTGCCTGCCGGTCAATTCGTTCACCTTGGCGCGTGGAACAAGGACGTGGGCAATGTGATCCAAGGACCTGCCTCGCCGTTCTACGGGCTGACCAAGTCCCGCGGCGAGTGA
- a CDS encoding dipeptide ABC transporter ATP-binding protein has translation MAHALASNAAPLAPVLSLRGVTIALPEGADRPHAVEEISFDLAPGEILCVVGESGSGKSATSFAVMNLLARGMNVTSGQILFNGDDLLALPTEARRKLSGQALSMIFQEPMTALNPVQSVGQQIEEVLVIHEPGLSRAARRARMLEMLASVHLPDPAAIAKARPHQISGGQRQRVMIAMALILNPSVLIADEPTTALDVTTQKQILKLIDNLRRASGAGVLFITHDIGVVREIADRVIVMRGGKIVEAGPADQVLNNPREAYTQQLIDAVPPLEPPPPRALPEGPTLLEINRLGKAFGGGFWSSRRVDAVRDMDLRLSQGEVLSIVGESGSGKSTLARIVAGLVPPTSGSIALAHSPHGASSRKQRVQMVFQDPNRSLNPRIRIGASLIEGPMNAGVSRAKALDRSAQLIARVGLDPSALQRYPHQFSGGQRQRICIARALAMEPDLLIADEAVSALDMTVQKQVLELLSELQRELGLGMIFITHDLRVAAQISDRICVMQKGQIVEQGRAVDVFNAPASAYTRQLLDAMPGRGTAA, from the coding sequence ATGGCACATGCACTTGCGTCGAACGCGGCCCCGCTTGCACCCGTCCTCAGCCTGCGCGGCGTCACCATCGCTCTGCCCGAGGGCGCGGACCGTCCCCATGCGGTCGAGGAAATCAGCTTCGATCTCGCGCCCGGCGAAATCCTCTGCGTCGTCGGCGAATCCGGTTCGGGCAAATCCGCGACCTCTTTTGCTGTGATGAACCTTCTGGCGCGGGGCATGAATGTCACCTCAGGGCAGATCCTGTTCAACGGTGACGATCTTTTGGCCTTGCCGACCGAGGCGCGCCGCAAGCTCTCGGGTCAGGCGCTTTCGATGATCTTTCAAGAGCCGATGACCGCGCTTAATCCGGTGCAAAGCGTCGGCCAGCAGATCGAGGAAGTGCTGGTCATCCACGAGCCTGGCCTCTCGCGCGCGGCGCGCCGGGCGCGGATGCTCGAGATGCTGGCCTCGGTGCATCTGCCCGACCCCGCCGCCATCGCCAAGGCGCGTCCGCATCAGATCTCGGGTGGGCAGCGGCAGCGGGTGATGATCGCGATGGCGCTGATCCTGAACCCCTCGGTGTTGATCGCCGACGAGCCGACGACCGCGCTTGATGTGACCACGCAAAAGCAGATCCTGAAGCTGATCGACAATCTGCGCCGCGCGAGCGGAGCGGGCGTTCTTTTCATCACCCATGACATCGGCGTGGTGCGCGAAATCGCGGATCGGGTCATCGTGATGCGCGGCGGCAAGATCGTCGAGGCAGGCCCCGCCGATCAGGTGCTGAACAACCCGCGCGAGGCCTATACTCAGCAGCTGATCGACGCCGTCCCGCCGCTGGAACCGCCTCCGCCCCGCGCCTTGCCCGAAGGTCCAACGCTTCTCGAGATCAACCGCCTTGGCAAAGCTTTTGGTGGCGGCTTTTGGTCCAGCCGCCGGGTCGATGCCGTTCGCGACATGGATCTGCGCCTCTCGCAAGGCGAGGTGCTCAGCATCGTGGGCGAATCCGGTTCGGGCAAAAGCACCTTGGCCCGGATCGTCGCGGGGCTGGTGCCGCCCACGTCGGGCAGCATTGCGCTGGCGCACAGCCCGCATGGCGCATCCAGCCGCAAGCAGCGCGTCCAGATGGTCTTTCAAGACCCGAACCGCTCGCTCAATCCGCGCATCCGCATCGGCGCCTCGCTGATCGAGGGGCCGATGAATGCGGGCGTGTCGCGGGCGAAGGCGCTTGATCGCAGCGCACAGTTGATCGCGCGGGTCGGCCTCGATCCTTCGGCGCTGCAACGCTATCCGCATCAGTTCAGCGGCGGCCAGCGCCAGCGCATCTGCATTGCACGGGCCTTGGCGATGGAGCCGGATCTGCTGATCGCCGACGAGGCGGTTTCGGCGCTGGATATGACGGTGCAGAAACAGGTCTTGGAGCTTTTGTCGGAACTTCAGCGCGAGCTCGGTTTGGGGATGATCTTCATCACCCATGATCTGCGCGTCGCAGCCCAGATCAGCGACAGGATTTGCGTGATGCAGAAGGGCCAGATTGTCGAACAGGGCCGCGCGGTCGATGTCTTTAACGCGCCCGCCTCGGCCTATACGCGCCAATTGCTCGACGCGATGCCCGGTCGCGGCACCGCCGCCTGA